A region from the Musa acuminata AAA Group cultivar baxijiao chromosome BXJ1-10, Cavendish_Baxijiao_AAA, whole genome shotgun sequence genome encodes:
- the LOC135595124 gene encoding polygalacturonase-like, with product MLVGQANFAGPCSSSKITVQIDGTLVSPSDLGGAGDWLVFHHVEGVSVYGGTVDGRGSSLWACKAAGRSCAAGASSLTFRNSKDITISGLTSTDSELYHIVIDGCDGVTVQNVKITAPGNSPNTDGIHVQGSSHVTITGASIKTGDDCISVGPGTTNLWIEQVACGPGHGISIGSLGKEYDEEGVENVTVNTAVFTGTENGLRIKTWGRPSQGFVKGVVFEHAVMQNVQNPIIIDQNYCPGDRGCPDQSSGVRISGVTYNDIHGSSASEVAVNFDCSASNPCTGIGLQDIKLTYGNTAAESSCKHADGTASGFVVPPSCL from the exons ATGTTGGTCGGCCAAGCCAACTTCGCTGGCCCATGCAGCAGCAGCAAGATCACCGTCCAGATCGACGGGACGCTCGTCTCGCCGTCCGATCTCGGCGGGGCTGGCGACTGGCTCGTGTTCCACCACGTCGAGGGCGTGTCGGTGTACGGCGGGACCGTCGACGGCCGCGGATCCTCCCTCTGGGCCTGCAAGGCCGCCGGACGTAGCTGCGCCGCCGGAGCCTCG TCGCTAACGTTCAGGAACTCGAAGGACATCACGATCAGCGGGCTGACATCGACGGACAGCGAGCTATACCACATCGTGATCGACGGCTGCGATGGCGTGACAGTGCAGAACGTCAAGATCACGGCACCGGGGAACAGCCCCAACACCGACGGCATCCACGTCCAAGGGTCGAGCCACGTGACGATTACCGGGGCCAGCATCAAGACCGGCGACGACTGCATCTCCGTCGGGCCCGGCACCACTAACCTGTGGATCGAACAGGTGGCGTGCGGCCCAGGCCACGGCATAAG CATCGGGAGCCTGGGGAAGGAGTACGACGAGGAGGGGGTGGAGAACGTGACGGTGAACACGGCGGTGTTCACGGGGACGGAGAATGGGCTGCGGATAAAGACATGGGGGAGGCCGAGCCAGGGGTTCGTGAAGGGGGTGGTGTTCGAGCACGCCGTGATGCAGAACGTCCAAAACCCCATCATCATCGACCAGAACTACTGCCCCGGCGACAGAGGATGCCCCGACCAG AGTTCCGGCGTCAGGATCAGTGGCGTGACGTACAATGACATTCATGGATCGTCTGCATCGGAAGTGGCGGTCAACTTCGACTGCAGCGCCAGCAACCCCTGCACCGGAATCGGGTTACAGGACATCAAGCTCACCTACGGGAACACGGCGGCGGAATCATCCTGTAAGCACGCCGATGGCACCGCCTCCGGCTTCGTCGTGCCGCCAAGTTGTCTATGA
- the LOC135594910 gene encoding polygalacturonase-like, translated as MAQLRSFIVLLLVVVFDDLVSYGEAAYNIADYGAKSDGRTDSTKSLLAAWEAACGSAGSATMYVPAGDFLVGQATFAGPCSSSKITVQIDGTLVSPSYLGGAGDWLVFHHVEGVSVYGGTVDGRGSSLWACKAAGRSCAAGASSLTFRNSKDITISGLTSTDSELYYIVIDGCDGVTVQNVKITAPGNSPNTDGIHVQGSSHVTITGASIKTGDDCISVGPGTTNLWIEQVACGPGHGISIGSLGKEYDEEGVENVTVNTAVFTGTENGLRIKTWGRPSQGFVKGVVFEHAVMQNVQNPIIIDQNYCPGDRGCPDQSSGVRISGVTYNDIHGSSASEVAVNFDCSASNPCTGIGLQDIKLTYGNTAAESSCKHADGTASGFVVPPSCL; from the exons ATGGCTCAGCTCAGGAGCTTCATCGTTCTCCTCCTCGTGGTCGTCTTCGACGACCTTGTGTCGTATGGGGAAGCAGCATACAACATTGCCGATTACGGCGCCAAGTCAGATGGCCGGACCGACTCGACCAAGTCGCTGCTCGCTGCATGGGAAGCGGCCTGCGGCTCGGCGGGGTCGGCCACCATGTACGTGCCGGCCGGGGACTTCTTGGTCGGCCAAGCCACCTTCGCTGGCCCATGCAGCAGCAGCAAGATCACCGTCCAGATCGACGGGACGCTCGTCTCGCCGTCCTATCTCGGCGGGGCTGGCGACTGGCTCGTGTTCCACCACGTCGAGGGCGTGTCGGTGTACGGCGGGACCGTCGACGGCCGCGGATCCTCCCTCTGGGCCTGCAAGGCCGCCGGACGTAGCTGCGCCGCCGGAGCCTCG TCGCTAACGTTCAGGAACTCGAAGGACATCACGATCAGCGGGCTGACATCGACGGACAGCGAGCTATACTACATCGTGATCGACGGCTGCGATGGCGTGACAGTGCAGAACGTCAAGATCACGGCACCGGGGAACAGCCCCAACACCGACGGCATCCACGTCCAAGGGTCGAGCCACGTGACGATTACCGGGGCCAGCATCAAGACCGGCGACGACTGCATCTCCGTCGGGCCCGGCACCACTAACCTGTGGATCGAACAGGTGGCGTGCGGCCCAGGCCACGGCATAAG CATCGGGAGCCTGGGGAAGGAGTACGACGAGGAGGGGGTGGAGAACGTGACGGTGAACACGGCGGTGTTCACGGGGACGGAGAATGGGCTGCGGATAAAGACATGGGGGAGGCCGAGCCAGGGGTTCGTGAAGGGGGTGGTGTTCGAGCACGCCGTGATGCAGAACGTCCAAAACCCCATCATCATCGACCAGAACTACTGCCCCGGCGACAGAGGATGCCCCGACCAG AGTTCCGGCGTCAGGATCAGTGGCGTGACGTACAATGACATTCATGGATCGTCTGCATCGGAAGTGGCGGTCAACTTCGACTGCAGCGCCAGCAACCCCTGCACCGGAATCGGGTTACAGGACATCAAGCTCACCTACGGGAACACGGCGGCGGAATCATCCTGTAAGCACGCCGATGGCACCGCCTCCGGCTTCGTCGTGCCGCCAAGTTGTCTATGA